The following coding sequences are from one Streptomyces sp. NBC_01294 window:
- a CDS encoding HAD family hydrolase codes for MRQHHPQPPRTTHPPRLPHPTRTRPLPETDLTSTQADPDDVEQQIVAAVCRRLEGVTLKPGAEHAVAACARASRAMAVVSSSPESVIRHALASTGLDRSFDAVFSAEDDEHGKPHPGAYLRAAAALGASPGECIVIEDSLNGLLAGVSAQMTVVAVPEAADRCDPRFAIATLVLESLKDLDTSVFGAYVSRGSRDATWASRAADPQPFREPDRAV; via the coding sequence ATCCGTCAACATCACCCGCAGCCGCCTCGGACGACTCACCCGCCAAGGCTTCCTCACCCAACCCGGACGAGGCCGCTACCAGAAACGGACTTAACGTCCACTCAAGCCGACCCCGACGACGTCGAGCAGCAGATCGTGGCCGCCGTGTGCCGTAGGTTGGAGGGAGTGACGCTGAAACCCGGCGCCGAACACGCCGTCGCGGCGTGCGCGCGTGCATCGAGGGCGATGGCCGTCGTGTCATCTTCGCCGGAGTCGGTGATTCGGCATGCGCTCGCGAGCACCGGCCTTGACCGATCTTTCGATGCCGTGTTTTCGGCCGAAGACGACGAACACGGCAAACCCCACCCGGGCGCCTATCTCCGCGCAGCCGCCGCCCTCGGGGCGTCACCCGGCGAATGCATTGTGATCGAGGACTCGCTCAACGGCCTCCTCGCTGGCGTGTCAGCCCAGATGACGGTCGTCGCCGTTCCCGAGGCCGCTGATCGCTGCGATCCTCGCTTTGCGATTGCCACTCTGGTACTGGAGTCCCTCAAGGATCTCGATACCTCTGTATTCGGCGCGTATGTGTCCAGGGGGAGCCGGGACGCCACGTGGGCATCGCGTGCTGCGGATCCTCAACCGTTCCGTGAACCAGATCGTGCTGTATGA